Proteins encoded together in one Ptiloglossa arizonensis isolate GNS036 chromosome 9, iyPtiAriz1_principal, whole genome shotgun sequence window:
- the Cic gene encoding putative transcription factor capicua isoform X3, translating into MLTAHSEMHEKRNPLGGGQYGAGGGGGGSSIEEKSIPEQPPPPPAPPQRDLSDPTISAKKLPKKRKFDPSELEEMDKTSNVTSNINNMVNIRGPNISLGQSGLVQQSTLVTRQSPQQQESNCYQISSAHSVVVLPPQSTAVDYSLREEPLRSRPRPATVAIDLSEWRDHRVLALRDSYYYPGVIRNVVQGEIYIEFDGERELVRYTDVLGAGRYDVIGDASPSVGQVTLDAKVCIRCPTSNNHIDATKVFVKGTVCKILTKPKRFVVKIPREDDQSDSCVVKRADLRLVQPPWWDELEEGLEDCDSSRVEGIVPEHGYRNSSEAPTAVPILQLHHTSHHTSHISTHSDTGGYYRTTGTSPLMTLSTPAHPVSIALSNGNRPYDDLESEDDLDREDITFPSDADAKLSGSSKRSSMQSRGSTSSLVEQRSITPRSQAATPRSQAATPHRYKKGDVVATPSGVRKKFNGKQWRRLCSKDGCSKESQRRGYCSRHLSLKGSGLRGPTNTFPGGKMDGEETSRDSDTSPNYGDRRIAGRFDQDETEAANMLVSLGSSRSATPAFSSPTGQSSISPCINQSPVPPPGLNQNNVFMPISSPAHHAPPLISPGAKWKHSPTQSTFLTQYQQQVIKPEPNRVVRSNRPAPTAPVPASIGTSVIRISPVSRGIPGPNLTLSWSEQSPPPRHPSVVTTIAQQQQGIILQHALTTNNGFPNHSEIPEQNPQILKPSHSPHMPLSAPTPQNLTLLHKPLEQPVDYAQPQTQSQPIYVMQHQHEKKYLVIKNSMDVSAAGHITNQDDKYRPGLMNHLGQLPPSLHQTQCQPPQSPAVSSVHIDKLSVLQQASKVATHVSTHMDMQRSQPPPTSVVMTTTTEASNPPTPTSVFQHVIVQPGHLVQIPKTQPSREENSKNNGVLYGSHDVPPVYQPHPPSLLNNAVRNWKKAFPWPTTVLDQSEVSPPPSALSPPLSAPPIPISMSTPGEDGPGPGPDPITPAEEEDDDVFEAEPTTPAEVEANANKRRSQSLSALHSKEPQSPLKAKDRIRRPMNAFMIFSKRHRAVVHQRHPNQDNRTVSKILGEWWYALGPDRKQKYHDLASEVKEAHFKAHPDWKWCSKDRRKSSTTSFKGSESRGKLNSTGEETDMGPPTDDVLLTPRTTDEITVPVTTVYNEVPTIEIINQSHTHRIMEMPVPVENVESDLKQDEDGNASDEDQMVICEDPQPEIDLKCKDKLTDSDNDIQDEDGEKKCYTQSRFSPVSGQKRETMSVKQEVTCRPKPIKARIPSTSIETTTKYHHTSMDKGGTGSVLSSTYPYHSPVNPTGVSGFQPTGGAFITMPISPKVIKPEPVKNEQQYSTQYSMSNLVASIHENGRNMPKFTAAPVLHSQPLQSLGTILRPLTSAVPYQPSFTLTLLDNDLVAVSKPQQGSQYLGPTPPHPRMHCGFHIPISDAGNRNISAQGLVSGNKLETQSVIVSKPYSVSTTSTTSTYRGIGHPIARLAEPEKNENQVGNNHAQFYVTNIKSDQERKDTVSILLPATNDKHKQPSTPHTPHTPLSNHGSTDVSTNKSYSMDEAQNNDIGPSKGPFMLAPTPAQLGRAPLQRRQSMAMPPTSNAGDHGPLTSQHCDNRLQTNTSQVTEQMQQQQNFSESHASPSPSTKKGSFFKKNVEDGMDRVLEQVNFQEKFSSLPEFKPEDIQSPSAISINTAGSSGHGSVVTSGLHSSNLQSSMQMQSYRKKSAQGPHRPTMNEDDIESDTSVSATPKSTSSVKLTGNTFFGPDFNVDAYRTNDLVGDVDANSPRTPKTPGGGAVNSVGIGRSENERGHRKVLEQRRLLVMQLFQENGYFPSTQATTAFQAKHSDIFPNKTSLQLKIREVRQKLKANSTPMSANSLVSPLPVSEPSPNVTGPLTAPPSSMGAPHSLPVSSSGS; encoded by the exons ATGCTGACTGCTCATTCTGAGATGCACGAAAAACGGAATCCCCTTGGAGGCGGACAATATGGAGCAGGCGGGGGTGGTGGCGGCAGTTCGATTGAAGAAAAATCTATTCCGGAACAACCACCCCCGCCGCCGGCGCCTCCTCAGCGGGATCTATCGGATCCAACGATCAGCGCTAAGAAACTTCCAAAGAAACGAAAGTTCGATCCATCGGAACTCGAGGAGATGGATAAAACCAGCAATGTAACAAGCAATATAAACAATATGGTAAACATACGGGGACCGAATATATCACTCGGTCAATCAGGTTTAGTTCAGCAGTCAACCTTAGTAACTCGGCAATCTCCACAACAGCAAGAATCCAATTGTTATCAA ataTCCTCGGCACATTCGGTGGTAGTTTTACCACCCCAAAGTACAGCAGTAGATTATTCTCTTCGAGAAGAACCTTTACGTTCTCGTCCTCGGCCTGCTACTGTTGCTATTGATCTCAGTGAGTGGCGCGACCACAGAGTGTTAGCTTTAAGGGATTCATATTATTATCCAGGTGTTATTCGTAACGTTGTTCAAGGAGAGATTTACATAGAATTTGACGGTGAAAGGGAATTAGTGCGTTACACTGACGTTTTGGGTGCGGGAAGGTACGATGTTATAGGCGATGCAAGCCCTTCCGTAGGGCAAGTGACTTTAGATGCAAAAGTTTGTATCAGGTGTCCAACGTCAAACAATCACATAGATGCGACAAAAGTGTTTGTAAAAGGGACGGTGTGCAAGATTTTAACAAAGCCTAAGCGTTTTGTTGTTAAAATACCAAGGGAAGATGATCAGAGTGATAGTTGCGTTGTGAAACGTGCAGATCTACGATTAGTGCAACCTCCTTGGTGGGACGAACTAGAAGAGGGATTGGAAGACTGTGATTCTTCAAGGGTTGAAGGAATTG TTCCCGAACATGGCTATCGAAATTCTTCGGAAGCTCCAACAGCAGTGCCAATTTTGCAACTCCATCACACTTCTCACCATACATCTCATATATCAACTCATAGTGACACAGGTGGTTATTACAGAACGACTGGTACTAGTCCTCTCATGACTTTAAGCACTCCTGCACATCCTGTCAGCATAGCATTAAGTAATGGAAATCGACCGTATGATGATTTAGAAAGTGAAGATGACTTAGATAGGGAAGATATAACATTCCCTTCGGATGCAG ATGCAAAATTGTCAGGCAGCAGTAAAAGGAGCAGTATGCAAAGTCGGGGAAGTACCAGTAGTCTAGTTGAACAACGCAGTATAACTCCTCGTTCTCAAGCAGCCACGCCCAG ATCTCAGGCGGCAACGCCACATAGATATAAAAAAGGTGATGTAGTGGCTACACCAAGTGGAGTTAGAAAAAAGTTCAATGGTAAACAGTGGCGTCGACTCTGTAGCAAAGACGGATGTTCCAAAGAAAGCCAACGAAGGGGATATTGTTCTCGTCATCTTAGTTTGAAAGGATCTGGTCTCAGGGGTCCAACAAACACTTTTCCTGG TGGTAAAATGGATGGTGAAGAAACATCAAGAGACTCTGATACTTCTCCAAATTATGGAGATAGAAGAATTGCCGGTCGATTTGATCAAGACGAAACTGAAGCTGCTAATATGCTTG tgTCCTTGGGAAGTTCTAGATCAGCAACACCGGCTTTTTCATCGCCTACAGGACAATCTTCGATATCTCCTTGTATCAATCAGTCTCCAGTCCCACCACCGGGTCTTAATCAAAACAATGTGTTTATGCCTATTTCAAGTCCTGCTCATCATGCACCTCCATTGATTTCGCCTGGTGCGAAATGGAAGCATTCACCTACTCAATCCACGTTTCTTACTCAGTATCAACAACAGGTGATAAAACCTGAACCTAATCGAGTGGTTAGATCAAATCGACCAGCTCCAACAGCACCTGTTCCTGCTAGTATAGGAACAAGCGTGATACGAATCTCTCCTGTAAGCCGTGGTATACCTGGACCTAATTTAACTTTGTCATGGTCGGAACAAAGCCCACCACCGCGACATCCTTCGGTTGTGACAACTATAGCCCAACAACAACAAGGCATAATTCTTCAACATGCACTCACGACAAATAATGGTTTTCCCAATCACTCGGAAATTCCAGAGCAAAATCCACAAATATTAAAACCATCTCACTCACCTCACATGCCACTATCTGCGCCAACACCACAAAACTTAACTCTTCTGCATAAACCTCTGGAACAACCAGTTGATTATGCTCAACCACAAACGCAAAGCCAGCCAATTTATGTGATGCAGCATCAACACGAAAAAAAGTATcttgtaataaaaaatagtatGGATGTATCTGCAGCAGGCCATATAACTAATCAGGATGATAAATATAGACCAGGATTAATGAATCACTTAGGTCAACTTCCACCATCGTTACATCAAACACAATGTCAGCCTCCACAGTCACCTGCTGTTTCATCCGTCCATATCGATAAATTGTCGGTTCTACAACAA GCAAGTAAAGTAGCCACGCATGTGTCTACACATATGGATATGCAAAGAAGTCAACCACCACCTACAAGTGTTGTAATGACAACTACTACAGAAGCTTCAAATCCACCTACCCCAACAAGCGTCTTCCAACATGTAATTGTTCAACCTGGACATTTGGTACAAATTCCAAAGACTCAACCATCCAGagaagaaaattcaaaaaacAATGGAGTTCTGT ATGGCAGCCATGATGTTCCTCCTGTATACCAGCCCCACCCCCCATCATTATTGAATAATGCAGTGCGCAACTGGAAAAAAG CGTTTCCCTGGCCGACGACAGTACTGGATCAGTCAGAAGTGAGCCCTCCACCATCTGCATTGAGTCCACCTTTGAGCGCACCTCCAATTCCAATAAGCATGAGCACGCCTGGTGAAGATGGACCTGGTCCAGGTCCAGATCCTATCACTCCTGCTGAGGAAGAAGATGATGATGTCTTTGAAGCAGAACCAACAACACCTGCAGAAGTTGAGGCTAATGCCAATAAGAGACGCAGTCAGTCCCTTAGTGCGTTGCATTCCAAAGAGCCTCAGAGTCCACTTAAA GCTAAAGATAGAATACGCCGACCGATGAATGCATTTATGATTTTCTCAAAACGGCATCGTGCAGTGGTACATCAGAGACACCCAAATCAGGATAATCGTACTGTATCAAAAATATTGGGAGAATGGTGGTACGCTTTAGGTCCAGACAGAAAGCAAAAATATCATGATCTTGCATCAGAGGTGAAAGAAGCTCATTTTAAAGCTCATCCAGATTGGAAGTGGTGTAGCAAAGACAGGCGAAAATCTTCAACAACAAGTTTCAAAGGTAGTGAATCTCGAGggaaattgaacagtactggagAAGAAACAGATATGGGACCACCAACAGATGACGTACTATTAACACCAAGAACTACCGACGAAATCACTGTTCCCGTCACTACAGTCTATAATGAAGTTCCCACCATTGAG attaTTAATCAATCACACACACATCGGATAATGGAAATGCCTGTTCCAGTAGAAAATGTAGAATCTGACTTAAAGCAGGACGAAGACGGTAATGCATCGGACGAAGATCAAATGGTAATCTGTGAAGATCCACAGCCTGAAATAGATTTGAAATGCAAAGATAAATTGACAGATAGTGATAATGATATACAAGATGAAGACggcgaaaaaaaatgttatacgcAATCACGGTTCTCGCCTGTGAGCGGTCAAAAGAGAGAAACAATGAGCGTTAAACAAGAAGTCACCTGTAGGCCTAAACCTATAAAAG CACGAATACCTTCAACAAGTATAGAAACTACAACAAAATATCATCACACTTCTATGGACAAGGGAGGAACTGGGTCAGTTTTATCGAGCACGTATCCTTATCATAGTCCTGTTAATCCGACTGGAGTATCAGGTTTTCAACCTACTGGTGGAGCATTCATAACCATGCCAATATCTCCAAAAGTTATTAAACCAGAACCAGTAAAAAATGAACAGCAGTACAGTACTCAATACAGCATGAGCAATCTGGTGGCAAGCATTCACGAAAATGGAAGAAACATGCCTAAATTTACAGCTGCTCCGGTGTTACATTCT CAGCCGTTGCAGTCCTTAGGCACTATTCTTCGCCCCCTTACTTCAGCTGTCCCTTATCAACCATCGTTCACTCTAACATTGCTCGATAACGATTTGGTGGCTGTTTCCAAACCGCAGCAGGGATCGCAGTACCTTGGTCCAACACCGCCGCATCCCCGGATGCACTGTGGCTTTCACATCCCAATCTCTG atGCTGGCAACCGCAACATATCTGCACAAGGTTTAGTTTCTGGTAATAAGCTGGAAACCCAAAGTGTTATTGTGAGTAAACCTTACTCGGTTTCGACAACTTCTACAACGTCGACTTACCGAGGAATTGGTCATCCGATAGCACGTCTTGCAGAACCTGAAAAAAATGAGAACCAAGTAGGAAACAATCACGCTCAGTTTTATG tAACTAATATCAAATCCGATCAAGAGAGAAAGGATACAGTGAGCATTCTTCTGCCTGCTACGAATGATAAACATAAGCAACCGTCTACTCCACATACTCCTCATACACCTCTTAGTAATCACGGTAGCACTGACGTCTCAACAAATAAATCATATTCCATGGATGAAGCCCAAAATAATGATATAGGTCCAAGTAAAGGTCCTTTCATGCTTGCCCCCACTCCAGCACAACTTGGTCGAGCACCATTACAAAGGAGACAATCAATGG CAATGCCTCCCACATCCAATGCAGGAGACCATGGGCCTCTGACGTCTCAACATTGTGACAATCGTCTACAAACGAACACATCACAAGTTACAGAACAGATGCAGCAGCAACAAAATTTCTCAGAATCTCATGCCTCGCCTTCACCATCCACGAAAAAAGGATCTTTCTTTAAGAAAAATGTTGAAGATGGAATGGACAG agTTCTCGAGCAAGTTAATTTCCAAGAAAAGTTTTCGTCCTTACCGGAATTTAAGCCAGAAGATATACAAAGTCCAAGTGCAATCAGTATCAATACAGCAGGTTCGTCTGGTCACGGTTCAGTAGTAACGTCTGGCTTACATTCGTCAAATTTACAATCGTCCATGCAAATGCAAAGTTACCGAAAAAAATCTGCGCAAGGACCTCATAGGCCTACAA TGAATGAGGACGATATTGAGTCAGATACGTCAGTTTCCGCTACTCCAAAATCAACTTCCAGTGTCAAGTTGACAGGAAATACATTCTTTGGTCCAGATTTTAACGTTGATGCGTATAGAACTAACGATCTAGTAGGAGACGTTGACGCTAACTCTCCTAGGACACCAAAGACACCTGGAGGAGGTGCTGTAAACTCAGTCGGAATTGGTAGAAGTGAGAATGAACGTGGCCATAGAAAAGTTTTAGAACAACGTCGGCTTCTTGTGATGCAATTATTTCAAGAAAATGGTTACTTTCCTTCAACGCAAGCAACTACAGCTTTTCAAGCAAAACATTCGGATATATTTCCTAATAAGACAAGTTTGCAATTAAAGATCAGAGAAGTCAGGCAAAAATTAAAAGCTAATTCAACGCCAATGAGCGCTAACAGTCTGGTTAGTCCATTACCTGTTTCTGAACCTTCACCTAACGTAACTG GACCATTGACTGCTCCACCTTCATCGATGGGAGCTCCACATTCACTGCCTGTAAGCAGTAGTGGTAGCTAG